Within the Candidatus Poribacteria bacterium genome, the region GTGATAACATTAAGAAAACTGAAATTGCCTATGTCCAAAACTACTTATTGCGTAACTATATACGGTATAATATTACATAATTCGGACAGGGTTACCACCACAACCAACCTCAAGTGTTGTATTTTTCTCACTCGCGGTAAAGCAGAAAGGTTAGAGATTTGAGACCATTTAATGGAATATAACCCCATCAGTATTATACATTATATAAGGAGTCAATATGTCAAACTCAAAGGATTTTACCGAAGGTGAATGGCTAACCGTCGCTGAAGCGGCGGAATATGGTAATATGCGCAAAACGACCATCTATGCTGCGCTGGAGAAGGGGCTTCCGCATAAAGTGAACGATAGTGGACATAAAATTATTAACAGGAATGCCCTTGAGCATCATTTCTGTCCGTTCAAGCAGGCTGTCAATTATAATCGAGCAGACGCAGATGCCAATGAACAAATTCAATCTGTCATCATTTTGCAACAGCAAGAAACTATAGCCTTATTGAAAAATCAGATCGAATATCTTCAAAGCGAACTGGATAGATTTCACGAAAGAGAGTCTAAGCTTTTAGCGTTAATTACAGAAAAACATGCGGAATAGCAACTCAATTTACTCCAAAAATGTGATTACATCACATCTCACAACGTGGACACGGTACAACCGCATCTTGAGAAGTCCAAAATCTGGACTATCCCCAGACCCCTATCTCACGTAATACCGACTTTCTGATTTTGCAGACCATTGTATATGCGGGATCAAACACGTTCCCCATATCATACTCTACTGCTTGTCCTAAAAGAATGTGTGCTGCGCGTTTCTCTAAACCGAGTTCATCTAACCACCGGAGGAGTTCCGTCGTTGCGTGTTGCACAGCCTGATCCAAGGGACGCGCATTGCCTGCTGTGAGAATATAATCATTGTTTTCCGCGCGGGGCCAGTTGATGCTTTTTCCCTTGCGGACTTCAACCGTAAATTGCACATCAAAAGAGATTTCAACACCAGTGCCGACAATTTCTCCATCCCCCTGTACAGCGTGTCCATCACCGAGGTGAAAGAGCGCGCCGGAGACGAAAACCGGGAAGTAGACGGTAACACCCTCCTGAAAACCGCGATAGTCCATATTGCCGCCGTGCGTAGAGGAGGTCGCCGTTGAGATCGCTTGTCCACGCGGGGGCGCGACACCGAAACATCCGACCATCGGTTCAAGCGGGAGCGTGAGTTTACCCAACTGTGTCTCTGGGGTCATCAACGTCGCCGTCCACTTTTCCACATCCACATGCCACTCTGCGCGTCCATTTTCTGGCATCTCGGACGCTACGTAGTGTGGATCAAGCACATTCGGTGCAACGACCAGAGCCGTCCGCCCAATTAAACGATTCGGAACTACCCGATCAAAGTGGACTGCTAATGTATCACCGGGTTCCGCCGATTCAACATAAAAAGGACCCGTCTGTGGATTGCCACCTGGGGTAACTTGCGTATCCGTGGCATCGTAGCCTGCGTTATCTACGGTCGTTGTGAAAACGGTGTCCCCGCTCTCAATATGAAGCACGGGTTCATGCGTCCCGATGGCCGTGTGATAGACTGTCGGTTCAAAGTGATGTATTGCCATTTTGAAATGTGTCTCCTCTTGTCAGTAGAGTTACAGTTATATATTAAGGTGCCAACAAGATACCATGTTTGAAAGATATAGTCAAGATAAGATCGGACTTACGAAGTGCCATTTTTGGTTGACATCTTCTCTGATACACGGTATGCTATATGTAACGTTAGGGAGGGTATTTTGAAAAAAGAGTCCGGATTATGGAAGAGTGTGCGGGACTTTTGGAAAACCGGAAAAACGGGTTTTGCATTGTTCCTGATTTCGCTCTTCGGTATTATCTACAGCTACATGGCATTGAATTATGAAATCTTGAGAGGCTGGAACGGGCACGTATCCGTTCAGAACGTTGTAAAAGACATTTCGGCATCTATTCCGGTCGCCGGTCTGTTAGTTGGGATTATCGTAGGAGGCATTGACGCTATCATGTTATTATCAGATTGGTATCTCGCAAGACAAGAAAAACGCATACAAGCAGCAGAAGAAGCAGCTAAAGCGGAAGGGCTTGAACAAGGCATTGAACAAGGCAAAGCAGAAGTGTATCAGCAGATTGCTGAATGGAACGAACGCAGAAAGGCCGCGGAGGCGCGTGGCGAATCCTTCGCAGAGCCACCCCCCGGCATAACACAAAATGGTTCAGAAAGATAAGGACTCCAATGAAAAAGATTTTTAGAAGCATGTTTAAAGACCAGATAAGCGTTGTGATCTTGATGATCACCCTACTCTTCACACTAATCACAAATGCCAACGCACAACACGACTGGACAGAACAGGTTGCCGCCTACAAACCGATGGTGGTAAACGTTGAAACCTCCTCCGAGGTCGTCTTTGAAACGGAAGCAAAAGGCACAAATTTCGCTACGGGTTTCGTTATAGACGCAGAACGTGGGATTATTGCCACGAACCGTCATGTCACTGGCAGCAGCCCCTCCTACGTTAAAATCAACTTCCACGACGGCAGCTTCACAGAAGCGCGTATCCTCTACTACGACCCGACACACGATTTCGGGTTTTATCAGATTAATCCCGAAGAGGTCGATTTTGAACTGAAAGCCGTCGAACTCGGCAAATGGGATACCCTCTCTCTTGGAGATGAACTCCTCCTCATCGGTAACAACGAAAAAGAGGAATATACGATCAAATTCGGAAGAATTACGAACCTCAACGTCAACAAAGGCGATCGACACTCCAGTTACATCCATACCACATTTGACCGGACAGGCGGATCAAGCGGCAGCCCCGTCTGGAATACCACGGGGCAAGTTATCGCGATTCATGCGCGGGGGACGGATACTTCCAGTTTTGAATTGCCCATTGACTACCTTCACGATGCGCTTGAACTAATTCAGAACAAGACATCAATCCAACGCGGTGAAATCGGCGTTGATTTGGAATTGGTCTCTATCGGCGAAGCCATCAAACACTTCAATTTTCCTGCAGCCTTGCGAAAAGAGATAGGTCCTTCTAAAGCCGGAACGCCAAAGGTAATTCAGATTGAGTCCATTGTGCCGAGGACAACAGGTGAAACCGTGCTTCGTGCATCCGACATCATCTATCGCATCAACAACGAACTTATCAAGGATGATCTCTACACCTTCGATGCAATCTTGAATCAAAACGTCGGAAAAAACGTCAACTTGGAGGTCTACCGCAACGGTGAAAACCTGAGTCTCGATGTACCTGTAGAGGACTTGGAGGCGAAGAAGGTGCAGCGATTCGTCAGATTCGGCGGTGCTGTTTTTCACGATATTACGCCACAACTCCGTCGGATACTTTTCTTAGAAGCCGATGGCGTTTATTTACCACATGCTGATGCAGGTAGCAGCTTCTCGCGGGTCGGTTTGCAAGAACGAAATGGAAACTCCAAGGTGGTCATTCTTGACATAAACGGAAAACAGATTCGCAATCTCGACGACTTCATCGAGGCGTGCCAAACGATTACTGATGGACAGCACACCTATGTCGTCGTCCGAGACTTCAATCTATTTGACAGCTCACCAACGCCGAAGAGTCTAACGGTTAACCTCAAATTCGGTCCACTATAGGAGTTTGAATGGAACTCAGAAATGTTGGATTGGAAAGAGGTGGGTGAAAATGGGGGTAAGTGACGATTTCTCAAGCCATTTTTGACTTGACCTATCCAACATACATCGGTTAACATATCTTCATGCGAAATTTTCTTTCTACTGCCCTTATTCTACTTTTCTTGGTTTTCAACAGCCATGAGACTGCCGATGCTGAGGCAAGCGTGACGATCTCACCCATGTACATCAGCGGGCAGCCCGGGGACGAACAGCCTGTTACAATCACTGTCCGAGATACGAATGGGGATCCAGCGAGTGATGTTCAGGTTCTCTTCCGAGTGAGTGACTGGACGGGAGTGTTCACCCCCACCATAGCCGTAACAAACAGCGATGGTATCGCGGAGAGTCTTCTAACCCTTCCAATTCGGAGTGCGACGATCTCTATCCGCGCCGACACCAATCCGCCAGTGCGCAAGTCTATGGACATTCGGGTTACATCTATACCCTACAGACTTGTAAAAGTTTCTGGTGACAATCAGAGCGGTGCGGCAGGGACACGCCTCCATTCGCCTTTTGTCGTGAGAGTGGACGATGTTAACAATTACGCGCTGCCCGGAAAATGGGTCACGTTCTCAATCGTCTCTGGTGGCGGACATCTCTCTGTAAGAACTATCAGAACAGACTTACGTGGGGAAGCCCAGACGCACCTCACCTTGGGCGATATAGCAGGCAATAACGTCGTTGAGGTAAGTGCCAGGGAGGTTTCACCTGTCCGCTTTCGTGCCACGGCTGTCGCTATCCCAGAAAAACTGGTAATTTCCTCTGGATCAGGCCAAACAGGGGTTCCAAAGCAGCGGCTTGCAGCACCATTTGCTGTGCAAGTCATAGATAATAACGGACATGGGGTTGAAAACGTGAGGGTCACGTTCAAGGTTACAGAAGGCAGTGGATACGTTTCGCCGTACCAGATACAGACAGACAAAGAAGGATTTGCCAAAACGGATTTTATCCCCCGAAATCGCGGCACCGTCAGCGTTGAAGCGACTGCCGACGGTCTCTCGCCTGTGACCTTCACTGTGCAGGTTGGCACTCCAGCGAATAAAGTGCACCGTATTTCCGGGAATGAACAGAAGGGCATACCGGGCAGCCCGCTTGGAAAACCCCTTGTGGTCGAAGTGCAAGACGTAAACGCTGAACCTGTTGTAGGAACTACAGTGACTTTCACGGTAATTGCTGGTAATGGGAGCGTCTCGGCTGCAATTGCGACGACGGATACCAAGGGGCAGGCGCGAACTTACCTCACACTCGGTAATAGGTATGGTGTGAACACCGTGAAAGCGAATGTCTTGGGTGTTTTTAGAGGCATCAGGTTTAATGCCACCTCACACATAGAAGTACTTACGCCTACAGCGACGCACCCACCGCTATATTGGATAGATACATCGACCGGCACCCTCTACCGCCTCGTTGGGACCAAAGTGGAAAATCTCGTGCCCAGCGTCCAGAATGTCACGAGCCTTGCTGTAGACGTGGCAGCGGGTAAGCTTTATT harbors:
- a CDS encoding acetamidase/formamidase family protein gives rise to the protein MAIHHFEPTVYHTAIGTHEPVLHIESGDTVFTTTVDNAGYDATDTQVTPGGNPQTGPFYVESAEPGDTLAVHFDRVVPNRLIGRTALVVAPNVLDPHYVASEMPENGRAEWHVDVEKWTATLMTPETQLGKLTLPLEPMVGCFGVAPPRGQAISTATSSTHGGNMDYRGFQEGVTVYFPVFVSGALFHLGDGHAVQGDGEIVGTGVEISFDVQFTVEVRKGKSINWPRAENNDYILTAGNARPLDQAVQHATTELLRWLDELGLEKRAAHILLGQAVEYDMGNVFDPAYTMVCKIRKSVLREIGVWG
- a CDS encoding T9SS type A sorting domain-containing protein, translated to MRNFLSTALILLFLVFNSHETADAEASVTISPMYISGQPGDEQPVTITVRDTNGDPASDVQVLFRVSDWTGVFTPTIAVTNSDGIAESLLTLPIRSATISIRADTNPPVRKSMDIRVTSIPYRLVKVSGDNQSGAAGTRLHSPFVVRVDDVNNYALPGKWVTFSIVSGGGHLSVRTIRTDLRGEAQTHLTLGDIAGNNVVEVSAREVSPVRFRATAVAIPEKLVISSGSGQTGVPKQRLAAPFAVQVIDNNGHGVENVRVTFKVTEGSGYVSPYQIQTDKEGFAKTDFIPRNRGTVSVEATADGLSPVTFTVQVGTPANKVHRISGNEQKGIPGSPLGKPLVVEVQDVNAEPVVGTTVTFTVIAGNGSVSAAIATTDTKGQARTYLTLGNRYGVNTVKANVLGVFRGIRFNATSHIEVLTPTATHPPLYWIDTSTGTLYRLVGTKVENLVPSVQNVTSLAVDVAAGKLYWTAKTSDRTGNIQQADLDGKNVRRIKELRSIPYNIAIDPTRKKLYLTNNWGKIQRLNVDGTNFEPNFITGLDAPMDIALDAAGTKVYWTEGAGRIGGANLKGNPNIRYVFTGPGKPLRIAVVEGKVYWIEGLNQNKGRIRRIGFKDKKAEELGTLRNVPRGIAVDSIGRKLYWVTDRGKIQRSDINGQRIQNVAIGLIRPGDLAIDTPENVLTETVVEATQMAPQTTALPDETQLLINYPNPFNPETWIPYHLAESTGVKVSIYDSQGTLVRVLILGHQAAGYYTSQSRAAHWDGRNALGERVASGIYFYQLQTDEFSSMRKMVILK
- a CDS encoding trypsin-like peptidase domain-containing protein encodes the protein MKKIFRSMFKDQISVVILMITLLFTLITNANAQHDWTEQVAAYKPMVVNVETSSEVVFETEAKGTNFATGFVIDAERGIIATNRHVTGSSPSYVKINFHDGSFTEARILYYDPTHDFGFYQINPEEVDFELKAVELGKWDTLSLGDELLLIGNNEKEEYTIKFGRITNLNVNKGDRHSSYIHTTFDRTGGSSGSPVWNTTGQVIAIHARGTDTSSFELPIDYLHDALELIQNKTSIQRGEIGVDLELVSIGEAIKHFNFPAALRKEIGPSKAGTPKVIQIESIVPRTTGETVLRASDIIYRINNELIKDDLYTFDAILNQNVGKNVNLEVYRNGENLSLDVPVEDLEAKKVQRFVRFGGAVFHDITPQLRRILFLEADGVYLPHADAGSSFSRVGLQERNGNSKVVILDINGKQIRNLDDFIEACQTITDGQHTYVVVRDFNLFDSSPTPKSLTVNLKFGPL